A window from Streptomyces sp. NBC_00271 encodes these proteins:
- the ngcE gene encoding N-acetylglucosamine/diacetylchitobiose ABC transporter substrate-binding protein has protein sequence MGSTSAENSNTEGVGRRDLIKRSAALGLISVPTMSFLSACASSDSGSGDKAKAGKKTTKNPLGVNETAPLAVVIFDGGFGTKYATDANAQYKTAYPKAKVNFHATQKIQSELQPKFNGGTPPDLIDNSGAQQMDMGVLVGKKQLTDLTPLLDAPSIDDPSKKVRDTLRPGIVEMGQFDGAPVWIMYYAYTVYGVWYSQTALDKLDATYPETWDAMLALCEKAKKKGVAGWTYAGKYPYYLPFSLYPFIAKIGGREVLDKIDNLEPNAWKDPAVKSAFEAYYELYKKGYILQGTPGIDHIQSQTAWAKGKALFIPNGSWVENESANVIPKDFNLAVSGPTGLDSSDKMPFGTIWASGGEPFIVPAKANNPEGGMEQLRIMLSEASSKNFTSQVKSLTAYNGGTDGITLTPGLKSGVAALDKAGTNVVNPRLQDWYVKLQKEQIGVAGLGEMMAGRLTPAEAIKKIQGYADAAAKDQSIKHYKHQ, from the coding sequence ATGGGATCCACTTCCGCCGAGAACAGCAACACCGAGGGTGTCGGCCGCCGTGACCTGATCAAGCGGTCCGCGGCACTCGGCCTGATTTCCGTACCGACGATGAGCTTTTTGTCCGCTTGCGCGAGCAGCGACAGCGGTTCCGGTGACAAGGCCAAGGCCGGCAAGAAGACCACGAAGAACCCGCTGGGCGTCAACGAGACGGCCCCGCTCGCCGTCGTCATCTTCGACGGCGGATTCGGTACGAAGTACGCGACCGACGCCAACGCCCAGTACAAGACGGCCTACCCGAAGGCCAAGGTCAACTTCCATGCGACCCAGAAGATCCAGTCCGAACTGCAGCCCAAGTTCAACGGCGGCACCCCGCCGGACCTGATCGACAACTCCGGCGCCCAGCAGATGGACATGGGCGTGCTCGTCGGCAAGAAGCAGCTCACCGACCTGACTCCGCTCCTCGACGCGCCGTCCATCGACGACCCGTCGAAGAAGGTCCGCGACACGCTGCGTCCCGGCATCGTGGAGATGGGCCAGTTCGACGGCGCGCCGGTCTGGATCATGTACTACGCGTACACCGTCTACGGCGTCTGGTACTCGCAGACCGCCCTCGACAAGCTCGACGCGACGTACCCCGAGACCTGGGACGCGATGCTCGCGCTGTGCGAGAAGGCGAAGAAGAAGGGCGTGGCCGGCTGGACGTACGCGGGCAAGTACCCCTACTACCTGCCGTTCTCGCTCTACCCCTTCATCGCCAAGATCGGCGGCCGGGAGGTGCTCGACAAGATCGACAACCTGGAGCCCAACGCCTGGAAGGACCCGGCCGTCAAGTCGGCGTTCGAGGCGTACTACGAGCTCTACAAGAAGGGTTACATCCTCCAGGGCACCCCGGGCATCGACCACATCCAGTCGCAGACCGCCTGGGCCAAGGGCAAGGCGCTCTTCATCCCGAACGGCTCCTGGGTGGAGAACGAGTCCGCGAACGTCATCCCGAAGGACTTCAACCTGGCCGTCAGCGGCCCGACCGGTCTGGACAGCTCCGACAAGATGCCGTTCGGCACCATCTGGGCCTCCGGCGGCGAGCCCTTCATCGTGCCGGCCAAGGCGAACAACCCCGAGGGAGGCATGGAGCAGCTGCGCATCATGCTCAGTGAGGCCTCGTCGAAGAACTTCACCAGCCAGGTGAAGTCGCTGACCGCCTACAACGGCGGTACCGACGGCATCACGCTGACCCCGGGCCTCAAGTCCGGTGTCGCGGCCCTGGACAAGGCCGGGACCAACGTGGTCAACCCCCGGCTCCAGGACTGGTACGTGAAGCTTCAGAAGGAGCAGATCGGTGTCGCCGGTCTCGGCGAGATGATGGCAGGACGGCTGACCCCGGCCGAGGCCATCAAGAAGATCCAGGGCTACGCGGACGCGGCGGCCAAGGACCAGTCCATCAAGCACTACAAGCACCAGTAG
- a CDS encoding sugar ABC transporter substrate-binding protein: MRRAAFAVAAGAMAVSLAACGSAKESGGKSDSSSSAKKGDAIKVGLLLPENQTARYEKFDKPLIEKKVKELTNGKGTVQYANAKQDATTQAQQVETMITDKVDVLIVDAVDSAAIKNSVQKAKDAGIPVVAYDRLAQGPISGYTSFDNTTVGKTQGEALLTALGSKAKSGKIVMMNGSSTDPNAAQFKAGAHSVLDGKVNIGKEYDTKDWKPENANANMEGAISALGKKNVVGVYSANDGMAGGIITALKAAGISVPVTGQDAELAGVQRIIAGEQFMSVYKPYAPEADAAAEMAVALAQGKSLDTVAKDKVDSPTDKAIPSVIVAVVSLTKDNIKDTVLKDGVYTVSDICTSAYKAKCDALGIK, from the coding sequence ATGCGTCGTGCCGCGTTTGCCGTTGCCGCTGGTGCGATGGCCGTTTCGCTGGCTGCTTGTGGCAGTGCCAAGGAGTCCGGTGGCAAGAGCGACAGCTCCAGCTCCGCCAAGAAGGGCGACGCGATCAAGGTCGGTCTGCTCCTTCCCGAGAACCAGACCGCGCGTTACGAGAAGTTCGACAAGCCGCTGATCGAGAAGAAGGTCAAGGAGCTTACGAACGGCAAGGGCACGGTCCAGTACGCCAACGCCAAGCAGGACGCCACCACGCAGGCCCAGCAGGTCGAGACGATGATCACCGACAAGGTGGACGTCCTGATCGTCGACGCTGTGGACTCCGCGGCCATCAAGAACTCGGTCCAGAAGGCCAAGGACGCCGGCATCCCCGTCGTCGCCTACGACCGTCTCGCCCAGGGTCCGATCAGCGGTTACACGTCGTTCGACAACACGACCGTCGGCAAGACGCAGGGTGAGGCCCTCCTCACCGCGCTCGGCTCCAAGGCCAAGTCCGGCAAGATCGTGATGATGAACGGGTCGTCCACCGACCCGAACGCCGCCCAGTTCAAGGCCGGTGCCCACTCCGTCCTCGACGGCAAGGTGAACATCGGCAAGGAGTACGACACCAAGGACTGGAAGCCGGAGAACGCCAACGCCAACATGGAGGGCGCCATCTCCGCCCTCGGCAAGAAGAACGTCGTCGGCGTCTACTCCGCCAACGACGGCATGGCCGGCGGTATCATCACGGCCCTGAAGGCCGCGGGCATCTCCGTCCCGGTCACCGGCCAGGACGCCGAGCTCGCGGGTGTGCAGCGCATCATCGCCGGTGAGCAGTTCATGAGCGTCTACAAGCCGTACGCCCCCGAGGCCGACGCCGCCGCCGAGATGGCTGTCGCGCTCGCCCAGGGCAAGTCGCTCGACACCGTCGCCAAGGACAAGGTCGACAGCCCGACCGACAAGGCGATCCCCTCGGTCATCGTCGCGGTCGTCTCGCTGACCAAGGACAACATCAAGGACACCGTCCTCAAGGACGGCGTCTACACGGTCAGCGACATCTGCACGAGCGCCTACAAGGCCAAGTGCGACGCGCTCGGCATCAAGTAG
- a CDS encoding carbohydrate ABC transporter permease: MQHGKYRFIVGFLVAPLALYAIFVIWPFVQAIYYSFTDWTGLSPDFKMVGFANYTRMLHDDIFWKSLQHSLLFALLLPLVTLGLALFFAFMLNVGGRRRKGAAITGVRGSGFYKIAYFFPQVLSIAIVSLLFQFAYNPNDGVINGTLKAIGLGSVQPDWLGDPNLALWCVMAVLLWSTVGFFVVLFSAGMASIPKDFYEAALLDGASRATTFFKITLPLLWDTVQSGWVYMGILALGAEAFAAVQIMTVGPGGPDYSTTVLPLYVYQSAFRDANAAYATTIGVALLIVTLLFAAIVMRLGRRERLEF, from the coding sequence ATGCAACACGGCAAGTACCGGTTCATTGTGGGGTTCTTGGTGGCCCCCTTGGCGTTGTACGCGATCTTCGTGATCTGGCCCTTCGTCCAGGCCATCTACTACTCGTTCACGGACTGGACCGGTCTGAGCCCCGACTTCAAGATGGTCGGTTTCGCCAACTACACCAGAATGCTGCACGACGACATCTTCTGGAAGTCGTTGCAGCACAGTCTGCTGTTCGCGTTGCTGCTGCCGCTGGTGACGCTGGGCCTCGCGCTCTTCTTCGCCTTCATGCTCAATGTCGGTGGGCGGCGCCGAAAGGGCGCCGCCATCACCGGAGTGCGCGGTTCGGGTTTCTACAAAATCGCCTACTTCTTCCCGCAGGTGCTGTCGATCGCGATCGTCTCCCTGCTTTTCCAATTCGCCTACAACCCCAACGACGGGGTGATCAACGGGACGTTGAAGGCCATCGGCCTCGGCAGTGTCCAGCCGGACTGGCTGGGCGACCCGAACCTCGCCCTGTGGTGTGTGATGGCGGTGCTGCTGTGGAGCACGGTCGGGTTCTTCGTCGTGCTGTTCTCGGCGGGCATGGCCTCGATTCCGAAGGACTTCTACGAGGCCGCGCTGCTCGACGGCGCGAGCCGCGCCACCACCTTCTTCAAGATCACCCTTCCGCTGCTCTGGGACACCGTGCAGTCGGGATGGGTGTACATGGGGATCCTGGCGCTCGGCGCCGAGGCGTTCGCCGCCGTACAGATCATGACCGTGGGTCCCGGCGGCCCCGACTACTCGACCACGGTCCTTCCGCTGTACGTGTACCAATCGGCGTTCCGTGACGCGAACGCCGCCTACGCCACCACGATCGGTGTCGCGCTGCTCATCGTCACGCTGCTGTTCGCGGCGATCGTGATGCGACTGGGCCGGCGCGAGCGGTTGGAGTTCTAG
- a CDS encoding ATP-binding cassette domain-containing protein: MVNVSATPVLALRGVSKRFGAVQALTDVELEVHAGEVVALVGDNGAGKSTLVKTIAGVHPIDEGAIEWDGKTVHINKPQDAQGLGIATVYQDLALCDNIDVVGNLYLGRELKKRGILDEVEMERRSRELLDTLSIRIPSVRIPIASLSGGQRQTVAIARSMLGEPKLVILDEPTAALGVEQTAQVLDLVERLRERGHAVILISHNMADVKAVADKVAVLRLGRNNGIFEVKSTSQEEIISAITGATENAVTRRAARSNGEAQK, translated from the coding sequence ATGGTTAACGTGTCCGCTACGCCTGTCCTGGCGTTGCGCGGGGTCTCCAAGCGATTCGGTGCCGTCCAGGCGCTCACCGATGTAGAGCTTGAGGTCCACGCCGGTGAAGTGGTCGCCCTGGTGGGCGACAACGGCGCCGGAAAGTCCACGCTGGTGAAGACGATCGCCGGCGTGCACCCCATCGATGAGGGCGCCATCGAGTGGGACGGCAAGACCGTCCACATCAACAAGCCGCAAGACGCCCAGGGCCTCGGTATCGCGACCGTGTACCAGGACCTGGCGCTGTGCGACAACATCGACGTCGTCGGCAACCTCTACCTGGGCCGGGAGCTGAAGAAGCGCGGCATCCTGGACGAGGTCGAGATGGAGCGCCGCTCCCGCGAGCTGCTGGACACGCTGTCCATCCGTATCCCCAGCGTCCGCATCCCGATCGCCTCGCTCTCCGGCGGTCAGCGCCAGACCGTGGCGATCGCCCGTTCGATGCTCGGCGAGCCCAAGCTCGTCATCCTCGACGAGCCCACCGCGGCCCTCGGTGTCGAACAGACCGCCCAGGTGCTCGACCTGGTCGAGCGGCTGCGTGAGCGCGGTCACGCCGTCATCCTCATCAGCCACAACATGGCGGATGTGAAGGCCGTGGCCGACAAGGTCGCCGTCCTGCGCCTCGGGCGCAACAACGGCATCTTCGAGGTCAAGTCGACCTCGCAGGAAGAGATCATCTCCGCCATCACGGGCGCCACGGAAAACGCCGTGACCCGTCGTGCGGCGCGCAGCAATGGGGAGGCTCAGAAGTGA
- a CDS encoding carbohydrate ABC transporter permease, with the protein MKTTDTPPPVEPVEDRPQVVKEKAPPEKAKSSEGGILNAFSHGILIIWAIMVVLPLLWAVMTSFKDDDSIFSSPWSLPDKLHFDNWSRAWSQAHMSDYFGNTLIVVGFSLVGTLVLGSMAAYVLARFEFPGNRFIYFLFVGGMSFPIMLALVPLFYVLNNMSLLNTLPGLILVYIAYSLPFTVFFLTSFFRTLPTSIAEAAFVDGASHTRTFFQIMLPMAKPGLVSVGIFNFLGQWNQYMLPTVLNTDPDKKVLSQGLVELATSQGYKGDWSGLFAGLVMAMLPVLAAYIIFQRQVVQGLTAGALK; encoded by the coding sequence ATGAAGACCACTGACACCCCGCCGCCCGTGGAACCGGTCGAGGACCGTCCTCAGGTGGTGAAGGAGAAGGCGCCGCCGGAAAAGGCGAAGAGCAGTGAGGGCGGCATCCTCAACGCCTTCTCGCACGGCATTCTCATCATCTGGGCGATCATGGTCGTACTGCCCCTGCTGTGGGCGGTGATGACGTCTTTCAAGGACGACGACTCCATTTTCAGCTCGCCCTGGTCGCTGCCGGACAAACTGCACTTCGACAACTGGTCGCGCGCGTGGTCGCAGGCCCATATGAGCGACTACTTCGGCAATACGCTCATCGTGGTGGGATTCTCGCTGGTCGGTACGCTCGTGCTCGGCTCGATGGCGGCTTACGTCCTCGCCCGATTCGAGTTCCCGGGCAACCGTTTCATTTACTTCCTCTTCGTCGGAGGAATGAGTTTCCCGATCATGCTGGCCCTGGTGCCGTTGTTCTACGTCCTGAACAACATGAGTCTGCTGAACACGCTGCCGGGTCTGATCCTCGTCTACATCGCCTACTCGCTGCCGTTCACGGTCTTCTTCCTGACCTCGTTCTTCAGGACGCTGCCGACCTCGATCGCCGAGGCGGCGTTCGTCGACGGTGCCTCGCACACCAGGACCTTCTTCCAGATCATGCTGCCGATGGCCAAGCCGGGTCTGGTCAGCGTCGGGATCTTCAACTTCCTGGGCCAGTGGAACCAGTACATGCTCCCCACCGTGCTGAACACCGACCCCGACAAGAAGGTCCTCTCCCAGGGCCTCGTCGAACTGGCGACCAGCCAGGGCTACAAGGGCGACTGGTCGGGCCTCTTCGCGGGCCTGGTGATGGCCATGCTCCCGGTGCTGGCCGCGTACATCATCTTCCAGCGACAGGTGGTCCAGGGGCTGACGGCTGGGGCTCTCAAGTAG
- a CDS encoding ROK family transcriptional regulator codes for METPGSQSSLHRANLERVVRAVRLAGSLTQAEIARTTGLSAATVSNIVRELKDGGTVEVTPTSAGGRRARSVSLSGDAGIVIGVDFGHTHLRVAVGNLAHQVLAEESEPLDVDASAAQGFDRAEELVSRLIAATGVDRSKIAGVGLGVPGPIDVESGTLGSTAILPGWTGAKPAEELRGRLGVPVYVDNDANLGALGELVWGSGRGVKDLAYIKVASGVGAGLVIDGKIYRGPGGTAGEIGHITLDESGPVCRCGNRGCLETFTAARYVLPLLQSSHGTDLTMEGVVRLARDGDPGCRRVIADVGRHIGSGVANLCNLLNPSRVVLGGDLAEAGELVLGPIRESVGRYAIPSAARQLSVLPGALGGRAEVLGALALALSEMGDSTLLDGSLSAAAPAFT; via the coding sequence GTGGAGACTCCGGGGTCGCAGTCGTCGCTGCACCGAGCCAATCTGGAGCGCGTCGTACGTGCGGTGCGCCTTGCCGGTTCGCTCACGCAAGCGGAGATCGCGAGGACGACGGGCCTCTCCGCCGCGACCGTTTCCAATATCGTCCGGGAGCTCAAGGACGGCGGAACGGTCGAGGTCACCCCCACTTCGGCGGGTGGCCGCAGGGCCCGCAGCGTGTCCCTGAGCGGTGACGCCGGCATCGTGATCGGCGTCGACTTCGGTCATACGCATCTGCGCGTCGCGGTCGGGAACCTCGCCCACCAGGTGCTGGCCGAGGAGTCCGAGCCGCTGGACGTGGACGCGAGCGCCGCACAGGGCTTCGACCGGGCGGAAGAGCTGGTCAGCCGCCTGATCGCGGCGACCGGGGTGGACCGGTCCAAGATCGCGGGCGTGGGGCTCGGCGTGCCCGGACCCATCGACGTGGAGTCGGGGACCCTGGGGTCCACCGCGATCCTGCCGGGCTGGACCGGCGCGAAGCCCGCCGAGGAGCTGCGGGGGCGGCTCGGCGTGCCCGTGTACGTGGACAACGACGCCAACCTGGGCGCGCTCGGCGAGCTGGTCTGGGGCAGTGGGCGCGGGGTCAAGGACCTGGCGTACATCAAGGTCGCGAGCGGTGTCGGCGCCGGGCTGGTGATCGACGGCAAGATCTACCGCGGGCCCGGCGGCACGGCAGGTGAAATCGGACACATCACCCTTGATGAATCCGGTCCTGTCTGTCGCTGTGGCAACCGGGGCTGCCTGGAGACCTTCACGGCGGCGCGCTATGTGCTGCCGCTCCTGCAGTCCAGTCACGGCACCGATCTGACCATGGAGGGCGTCGTCAGACTGGCCAGGGACGGAGACCCGGGCTGCCGTCGGGTGATCGCCGATGTCGGCCGTCACATCGGCAGTGGAGTCGCGAATCTCTGCAATCTGCTCAACCCGAGCCGGGTGGTCCTCGGCGGCGATCTCGCCGAGGCCGGGGAACTGGTTCTCGGGCCCATCAGAGAGTCGGTCGGCCGCTACGCGATCCCCAGTGCCGCACGTCAACTCTCGGTGCTGCCAGGGGCACTTGGCGGTCGTGCGGAGGTCCTCGGGGCGCTCGCTCTCGCACTCAGCGAGATGGGCGATTCGACCCTTTTGGACGGATCGCTGTCCGCAGCGGCCCCTGCCTTCACTTAG
- a CDS encoding GH92 family glycosyl hydrolase: MQHRARYRRSSSVRLRWGSSTIMGVVALSLVVASQGTAIALPAQTASTDREFASSFESGDPAPTWLNTVDTGADGAKRASGVDGGYSSGIPGNVTDHVTDVRASGENTGGGEVKENLVDDESSTKWLTFEPTGWAEFDFDAPVKVVTYALTSANDHDERDPQDWTLQGSTDGKDWKTLDTRSGESFGERFQTKSYDIASPVEYQHFRLGVTKNNGGDILQLADVQFSTGQSDDPTPKDMLSLVDRGPSGSPTAKAGAGFTGKRALRYAGTHKADGRAYSYNKVFDVNVGVGRDTELSYRIFPSMADGDRDYDATNVSVDLAFTDGTYLSDLNAVDQHGFALTPQGQGAAKVLYVNQWNNVASRIGSVATGKTVDRILLAYDSPQGPAKFRGWLDDVALKTVAPEKPKAHLADYALTTRGTNSSGGFSRGNNFPATAVPHGFNFWTPVTNAGSLSWLYDYARANNADNLPTIEAFSASHEPSPWMGDRQTFQVMPSAASGTPDTGRTARALAFRHENETARPYYYGVTFENGLKAEMAPTDHAAALRFTYPGEDASVLFDNVTEQAGLTLDKDNGIVTGYSDVKSGLSTGATRLFVYGVFDAPVTDGGSSGVKGYLKFKPGADHTVTLRLATSLISIDQAKDNLRQEIPDGTSFGTVKERARKAWDKLFGKVEVEGATPDQLTTLYSSMYRLYLYPNSGFEKVGSKYQYASPFSAMPGPDTPTHTGAKIVDGKVYVNNGFWDTYRTTWPAYSFLTPSQAGEMVDGFVQQYKDGGWTSRWSSPGYADLMTGTSSDVAFADAYVKGVDFDAEAAYDAALKNATVVPPASGVGRKGMSTSPFLGYTSTATGEGLSWAMEGYVNDYGIAEMGQALYKKTGKKRYKEESAYFLNRAQDYVNLFDSKAGFFQGRDAQGNWRLDSSKYDPRVWGYDYTETNGWGYAFTAPQDSRGLANLYGGRSGLAQKLDTYFATPETASPDFVGSYGGVIHEMTEARDVRLGMYGHSNQVAHHVNYMYDAAGQPWKTQKNVREVLSRLYTGSEIGQGYHGDEDNGEQSAWYLFSSLGFYPLVMGSGEYAIGSPLFTKATVHLENGKDLVVKAPKNSAKNVYVQGVKFNGKRWTSTSLPHSLISRGGVLEFDMGSKPSSWGTGKDAAPVSITEDDKVPTPRADVLKGDGALFDNTSATDATVTSVDLPTSAAAKGVQYTLTSSADHSKAPGGWVLQGSSDGTTWTDLDKRTGESFTWDKQTRVFSVAHPGSYAHYRLVLDSEATLAEVELLG, encoded by the coding sequence ATGCAGCACAGAGCTCGGTACAGACGGAGTTCTTCGGTTCGGCTCAGATGGGGTTCCTCAACGATAATGGGGGTGGTAGCGCTTTCCCTGGTAGTGGCCTCGCAGGGCACCGCGATTGCCCTTCCGGCCCAAACGGCGTCCACCGACCGCGAGTTCGCCTCCTCGTTCGAATCAGGCGATCCGGCACCGACCTGGCTCAACACGGTGGACACCGGAGCAGACGGCGCAAAGCGCGCGTCGGGTGTCGACGGCGGCTACAGCAGCGGCATCCCCGGCAATGTCACCGACCACGTCACGGACGTCAGGGCGAGCGGCGAGAACACCGGCGGCGGCGAGGTGAAGGAGAACCTCGTCGACGACGAGTCGAGCACCAAGTGGCTGACCTTCGAGCCGACCGGCTGGGCGGAGTTCGACTTCGACGCCCCGGTCAAGGTGGTCACGTACGCGCTGACGTCGGCCAACGACCACGACGAGCGCGACCCCCAGGACTGGACGCTCCAGGGCTCCACGGACGGCAAGGACTGGAAGACCCTCGACACCCGTTCCGGCGAGTCCTTCGGCGAGCGGTTCCAGACGAAGTCGTACGACATCGCGAGCCCCGTCGAGTACCAGCACTTCCGGCTCGGCGTCACCAAGAACAACGGCGGTGACATACTCCAGCTCGCCGACGTCCAGTTCTCCACGGGACAGAGCGACGACCCGACGCCCAAGGACATGCTCTCGCTGGTGGACCGGGGCCCGAGCGGCTCCCCCACCGCGAAGGCCGGCGCGGGCTTCACGGGCAAGCGGGCCCTGCGCTACGCCGGTACGCACAAGGCGGACGGCCGGGCGTACTCGTACAACAAGGTCTTCGACGTGAACGTGGGTGTCGGGCGCGACACCGAGCTGTCGTACCGGATCTTCCCCTCGATGGCGGACGGCGACCGGGACTACGACGCCACGAACGTGTCGGTGGACCTGGCGTTCACGGACGGCACCTATCTGAGTGACCTGAACGCGGTCGACCAGCACGGGTTCGCGCTGACGCCGCAGGGCCAGGGCGCGGCCAAGGTGCTGTACGTCAACCAGTGGAACAACGTCGCCTCGCGGATCGGTTCGGTCGCGACCGGAAAGACCGTCGACCGGATACTCCTCGCGTACGACTCCCCCCAGGGCCCGGCGAAGTTCCGCGGCTGGCTGGACGACGTGGCGCTGAAGACCGTGGCTCCCGAGAAGCCCAAGGCGCATCTGGCCGACTACGCGCTGACGACCCGCGGCACCAACTCCAGCGGGGGCTTCTCGCGCGGCAACAACTTCCCGGCGACGGCCGTCCCCCACGGCTTCAACTTCTGGACGCCGGTGACCAACGCGGGCTCGCTGAGCTGGCTGTACGACTACGCGCGCGCCAACAACGCGGACAACCTGCCGACCATCGAGGCGTTCAGCGCGAGCCACGAGCCGAGCCCCTGGATGGGTGACCGGCAGACCTTCCAGGTGATGCCCTCGGCCGCCTCGGGCACCCCCGACACCGGCCGCACCGCCCGCGCGCTCGCCTTCCGGCACGAGAACGAGACCGCGCGCCCGTACTACTACGGCGTGACCTTCGAGAACGGTCTCAAGGCGGAGATGGCGCCCACCGACCATGCCGCGGCCCTGCGCTTCACCTATCCGGGTGAGGACGCGAGCGTGCTCTTCGACAACGTGACCGAGCAGGCGGGCCTCACGCTGGACAAGGACAACGGGATCGTCACCGGCTACTCGGACGTCAAGTCCGGGCTGTCGACGGGTGCGACCCGGCTCTTCGTCTACGGGGTGTTCGACGCGCCGGTGACGGACGGCGGCTCGTCCGGCGTCAAGGGGTACCTGAAGTTCAAGCCCGGCGCCGATCACACGGTCACCCTGCGCCTGGCGACCTCCCTCATCAGCATCGACCAGGCCAAGGACAACCTGCGCCAGGAGATCCCCGACGGCACGTCGTTCGGGACCGTCAAGGAGCGGGCGCGCAAGGCGTGGGACAAGCTGTTCGGCAAGGTCGAGGTCGAGGGCGCGACGCCGGACCAGCTGACCACGCTGTACTCCAGCATGTACCGGCTGTACCTGTACCCCAACTCCGGCTTCGAGAAGGTCGGTTCGAAGTACCAGTACGCCTCGCCGTTCTCCGCGATGCCCGGCCCCGACACTCCCACCCACACCGGCGCGAAGATCGTCGACGGCAAGGTGTACGTCAACAACGGCTTCTGGGACACCTATCGGACGACCTGGCCGGCGTACTCCTTCCTGACGCCCTCTCAGGCGGGTGAGATGGTCGACGGGTTCGTGCAGCAGTACAAGGACGGCGGCTGGACCTCGCGCTGGTCCTCCCCCGGGTACGCGGACCTGATGACCGGCACCTCCTCGGACGTGGCGTTCGCGGACGCGTACGTCAAGGGCGTGGACTTCGACGCGGAGGCGGCCTACGACGCCGCGCTGAAGAACGCGACCGTCGTCCCGCCGGCCTCCGGCGTGGGCCGCAAGGGCATGTCGACGTCCCCCTTCCTCGGCTACACCAGCACCGCCACCGGTGAGGGCCTCTCGTGGGCGATGGAGGGATACGTCAACGACTACGGCATCGCCGAGATGGGCCAGGCCCTCTACAAGAAGACCGGCAAGAAGCGCTACAAGGAGGAGTCCGCGTACTTCCTCAACCGGGCCCAGGACTATGTGAACCTCTTCGACTCGAAGGCCGGGTTCTTCCAGGGCCGCGACGCGCAGGGCAACTGGCGTCTCGACTCCTCGAAGTACGACCCGCGGGTGTGGGGCTACGACTACACCGAGACGAACGGCTGGGGGTACGCCTTCACCGCGCCGCAGGACTCACGGGGCCTCGCCAACCTGTACGGCGGCCGGAGCGGGCTGGCCCAGAAGCTCGACACGTACTTCGCCACCCCGGAGACGGCCTCGCCGGACTTCGTGGGCTCCTACGGTGGGGTCATCCATGAGATGACCGAGGCGCGTGACGTACGGCTGGGCATGTACGGGCACTCCAACCAGGTGGCCCACCACGTGAACTACATGTACGACGCGGCGGGTCAGCCCTGGAAGACGCAGAAGAACGTCCGCGAGGTCCTCTCCCGCCTCTACACCGGCAGCGAGATCGGGCAGGGCTACCACGGCGACGAGGACAACGGCGAGCAGTCCGCGTGGTACCTCTTCTCCTCGCTCGGCTTCTACCCGCTGGTGATGGGCAGCGGCGAATACGCCATCGGCTCCCCGCTGTTCACCAAGGCGACCGTGCACCTGGAGAACGGCAAGGACCTGGTCGTCAAGGCGCCGAAGAACAGCGCGAAGAACGTGTACGTGCAGGGTGTGAAGTTCAACGGCAAGCGCTGGACGTCGACTTCGCTCCCCCACTCGCTCATCTCCCGTGGTGGTGTACTGGAGTTCGACATGGGCTCCAAGCCGTCGTCGTGGGGCACGGGCAAGGACGCGGCGCCCGTGTCGATCACCGAGGACGACAAGGTGCCCACGCCCCGCGCGGACGTCCTCAAGGGTGACGGCGCGCTCTTCGACAACACCTCGGCGACGGACGCCACGGTCACCTCGGTCGACCTGCCGACGTCCGCCGCGGCCAAGGGGGTCCAGTACACCCTGACCTCGTCCGCGGATCACTCCAAGGCCCCGGGGGGCTGGGTCCTGCAGGGCTCCTCCGACGGCACCACGTGGACCGACCTCGACAAGCGCACCGGCGAGTCCTTCACCTGGGACAAGCAGACCCGGGTGTTCTCGGTCGCGCATCCGGGCTCGTACGCGCACTACCGCCTGGTCCTCGACAGCGAGGCGACGCTCGCGGAGGTGGAACTGCTGGGCTGA